CTTAATTTTTCACGTTTGTTCACACTTTTTTGAGTAAAACGCTTTCATTTGCCAATGATTTCTACTTAATGTTTCAGATCCAATATTCCTTTTGATTTATGGCTGTGGATGATACTTATCTTGTTTTCTAACCAGTTTTGAAGTTTCTTTGTATTGAAGTACATTATAGCTGATTCGCATTTTTGAAATGGTTCCCTTTAGAGCCGTTTCATGATCGCATTCCCGGTCCGTATACAATGTGGCAAGATCCGATACGGATCGCGAAAGCATTTCTATGACATGTTTCAAGTCTTCATGATTATAAGAAGTGCTGTCTTCCATCAGATGCTCTAAAATATCTTGAGATAAACTTTTCACTCTTAATGCTTTTTCGGATTCAACTTTCATTATTTTATCCCGCCTTTTTGATTGATTTTTTCATTATATGCGGGCCAGAAGAGTGAAATGCTGTGAGCTTAGGCTATTAAGCAATCTAGTTCTTTCCTTCCGGAAAAAATTGGGCATCCAGATTGAAAAAATTCCTATGAGCCAGAAGGATGAATAAGATTACCGATAAACCTACGCTTCCCAATATCCCCAGCAGAATAACAATCTGATATTCAATCGCAAGCAATGGGCTGACTCCTGATAGAATCTGCCCTGTCATCATCCCAGGCAAAAATATGATGCCCATTCCCAGCATATTATTGATAGTCGGCAGAACAGCAGAATCAAAAGCATGATTAACATATGGCTTAACTGCAGCTTTTGGATCAGCGCCAAGCATTAGTGCACCCTCAATCATATCTTTTTGAGTTGTAAAGGAATTTAGAAGCTCCTTTACACTTAAAGTAATGCCTGTCATGGAGTTGCCAATTATCATCCCTGCTATTGGAATAAAGTAGCGTGGATCATACCACGGCTCAAAATGAATAACTACAAAATTAAAAAACACAAGACAAAAGGATGTACCGGCTATCATGGATATCGCAATGGTTTTCTTAAGGTTTACTGAAAGCCTGGTTCCAGCCTGTTTATATATTGTATAAATAGCAAAACCTTCCATAATCAAGATAACACCTAATGTCAACAGCGGATTGGAAAATTCAAACAAGCAAGTTAATACATAGCCTGCAATTACGAGCTGAAGTGTCATTCTGAAAGCTGCAATAGTCAGCTTTTTCTCACGGGCGATTCCTCTCACTTTAAAGATAATGATAAGAAGAAGCACAAATAAATAAGCTGATATTAGCCGCCAAAATTCAATATCAATAATGGAGCTATTTTCCATCATAATCCCCCTTAGATATTCTTCTCCATCTCCTCCCTGAACGGCAGCTGGGATAAATCAATCCTTTCATCTGCATATTGCTCATTGACTTTCCTGGAGTGAGTAATCATGATTAATGAAGCATGCTTCTTTTTAATTTCCGCGATAAAATGACCCAAAACCATCATTTCGGTGTCTTCGTCCAATGCAGCAGTCGGTTCATCCAGCAGATAGACATCAGCTGCAAGAAGCAGAATTCTTGCCAATGCCAGCCGCTGTTTTTCCCCGCCGGAAAGAGTCCCTGCATCTTCATCAAGCTCCTTAGTCATTTGCATATTATGTAGTGCCTGCTTAAGTACTTCATCACCATCAGGTTTAGATCCGTTGAGCATATAACCCATCATCAAGTTATCTTTTATTGTGCCAGGAAATATTAATGGAACCTGCGAAAGCATGACTGCCTTTCTTCTGTGCTGGACAGAATCTATATCTTTTAGCGGGGCGCCTTCATAGAAGATTTCACCAGAATCCGGGGAAATCATTTTGTTCAGCAATTTCATGAGAGTTGACTTTCCAGCGCCGCTTTCACCCGTAATACAAGTTACTTTTTCTTTTCTTATGTCAAGATGATCCACATTCAAAATATTATTAACCCTTACTCCTCTTATTGCGAATAGCAAATCTGTTGTCATATGCAGCTCCTTTTCCAGTTTCCGTATACCCTCTAGCTTATCCCTTTAAACGCAATAGCTTGTATTGGTTTTAAAAAAGCCCTTTCCCATATGAGAAAAGACTATACACATTATTTATTTAGAGTTTTTCTTTGCCTGTTTCCTTTTCAAATTTTCCTTATGAATCCTTTTTATTTCTTTTTTTATTTGATCCACTGCATGTTTATATTTCTCAACGCTTTGAGTGGACATGTTATTGCTGTATCGGACTATTTCATAGGCATCTACAATCTTTTCGGGGTCCTTGAGCCCTATTCTATCAAACCATTCAGGCAAGCTTTCGGACTCTTTTCTTCCCAGGTCAAATTTAGCTGCATGTCTTTCCAGGTGAAAAATCTCTTTACGGATTTGATTTTCAGGAGCAATATGCTGAAACCTCCTTGACAGCAATGTTCCTTCATCTTCAATCTGCTGACTATAAGAGGCAAATACAGCTCCATTTTTCACGAATCTTACCTTTATAGTTTTTTTATAAATATAAATGAACAGAAAAATGATAACTATAATAAACAGGATAGATATTAAGGCAGCAGGATCTATGTATTGCCCGCTTTCCCCCAAATCAGCAGGTTCCTTGAAGAGTACATCGTTATCACGGCTTTCATTCTCAGATAAGAACTTCATATGCACTGCCCAATCCTGTTTCTCTGCCCAATTAAACAGCGGTGAAGCAATGATGGCAGCTGCAGAAGCAATTAATTTTAGGATACCAAAGAATAGGAACTTGACAGTTCCCATACCGAAGGAAACTACCATGCCAACTGCAAGAATTGAAGCAGTCAGTGACAAGAAATAAAT
This window of the Cytobacillus pseudoceanisediminis genome carries:
- a CDS encoding ABC transporter ATP-binding protein, whose translation is MTTDLLFAIRGVRVNNILNVDHLDIRKEKVTCITGESGAGKSTLMKLLNKMISPDSGEIFYEGAPLKDIDSVQHRRKAVMLSQVPLIFPGTIKDNLMMGYMLNGSKPDGDEVLKQALHNMQMTKELDEDAGTLSGGEKQRLALARILLLAADVYLLDEPTAALDEDTEMMVLGHFIAEIKKKHASLIMITHSRKVNEQYADERIDLSQLPFREEMEKNI
- a CDS encoding ABC transporter permease, with protein sequence MENSSIIDIEFWRLISAYLFVLLLIIIFKVRGIAREKKLTIAAFRMTLQLVIAGYVLTCLFEFSNPLLTLGVILIMEGFAIYTIYKQAGTRLSVNLKKTIAISMIAGTSFCLVFFNFVVIHFEPWYDPRYFIPIAGMIIGNSMTGITLSVKELLNSFTTQKDMIEGALMLGADPKAAVKPYVNHAFDSAVLPTINNMLGMGIIFLPGMMTGQILSGVSPLLAIEYQIVILLGILGSVGLSVILFILLAHRNFFNLDAQFFPEGKN